The DNA sequence GAGATCGTCATGCACCTTCCCGCACTCTGCGACGAGAAACAGATCCCGTACGTGATCATCAACAAGCAGAACGATGTCGGTGCGGCAAGCGGCCTCGACGTCGGGTCCGCTGCAGCAGCCATCGTCAAGGCCGGGAAGGGCAAGGAACTTCTCGATGAGGTCGTCGGGCAGATTACCGCTCTGAGAGGGTGAACTGACCTATGGCAGACGCAACGCCCGCAGAAGTCATTGAGGTGATCGGTTCCACCGGTATGCACGGCGAAGCCATGCAGGTGAAATGCCGTATCCTCGAGGGCAACAACAAGGGGCGGATCATCACCCGCAATACGGTTGGTCCAATCCGCGAGGGGGATGTCCTCATGCTGCTCGAGACCGAGCGCGAGGCAAAGAAACTCTCGAGAAGGTGAAATAAATGGTAGACTTTCATACCTGCACGTTCTGTGGCGAACAGATGGAACCGGGTACCGGGAAGATGTACGTCCGCAAGGACGGCACCATCTTTTATTTCTGCTGTTCCAAGTGCCAGAACAACTATCGCCTTGGCCGCGTTCCCCGCCGTGTCGCATGGACGAAGGCCGGACGCAAGGCACTGGGCAAGGAGTGATCCTTCATGGATCGCACTTTTTTAATGGTGAAGCCGGACGGCGTTCAGCGCGGTCTCATCGGCGACGTCATCGCCCGGTTTGAAAAGAAGGGCCTCAAGATGGTCGCCGGCAAGTTCGAGAAGCTCCCCGAAGAGCGTGTCCTCGAACACTATGCCGAACACGTCGAAAAGCCGTTCTTCCCCGGTCTCAAGTCCTATATCATGAGCGGACCCTGTTTCCTCATGGTCTGGGAGGGAAAGGACGTCGTTGCCATCACCCGGCAGATGATCGGGGCAACGAACCCTGCAGAGGCGGCACCCGGCACCATCCGCGGTGACTACGCCCTCGAGATCGGCATGAATGTGATCCACGGCTCCGACTCCGACGAGACGGCGGCCCGCGAGATTGCCATCCACTTTGCTCCCGAAGAGATTGCCCCGTACGCCCGTATCGACGAGGCATTCCTCTACGAGTAAGGTGCAGACAGGCATCATACATTTTTTCTTTAACCTTCACAAGATCCCGGCTCCTGAGCGGAAGCGCCCTCGGGCGGGCTTCATTGGATTCAATCCATTTATCTGTATGTGGGTGGTAGAAGTAGATACGAATCCTGGGATGTGCAGGTGCGGCGGTTTTGTGACATGGATGCTGAAAAGAAGGTGATTGCAGGGGGCCTCGTTA is a window from the Methanovulcanius yangii genome containing:
- the rpl7ae gene encoding 50S ribosomal protein L7Ae; the protein is MSKVYAKFEVPDEIQNKALEALEIARDTGKIKKGSNEATKAVERGQAELILLGGDVEPEEIVMHLPALCDEKQIPYVIINKQNDVGAASGLDVGSAAAAIVKAGKGKELLDEVVGQITALRG
- a CDS encoding 30S ribosomal protein S28e → MADATPAEVIEVIGSTGMHGEAMQVKCRILEGNNKGRIITRNTVGPIREGDVLMLLETEREAKKLSRR
- a CDS encoding 50S ribosomal protein L24e, which translates into the protein MVDFHTCTFCGEQMEPGTGKMYVRKDGTIFYFCCSKCQNNYRLGRVPRRVAWTKAGRKALGKE
- the ndk gene encoding nucleoside-diphosphate kinase, whose protein sequence is MDRTFLMVKPDGVQRGLIGDVIARFEKKGLKMVAGKFEKLPEERVLEHYAEHVEKPFFPGLKSYIMSGPCFLMVWEGKDVVAITRQMIGATNPAEAAPGTIRGDYALEIGMNVIHGSDSDETAAREIAIHFAPEEIAPYARIDEAFLYE